DNA from Hippoglossus hippoglossus isolate fHipHip1 chromosome 1, fHipHip1.pri, whole genome shotgun sequence:
GGTCTGTTTACAACATCACACAATATCAGAGCCACAGTGACAAAGAGCTCTGGGTTTCAACCCGTCTTTCTCCAGATGTTCCTGTGAACCCGTTTCTGGAGAAAGACCTTCTCTAAGACGACTATATCACAACATGATACATGAACCACTTCTCTCCTCGTGTTTCTTGGCTCTTAAACGTTTTTACCTCAACATGTGACTCCTCTGTCAGAGCAGCCACTTTTATTGTGATCATACAGAGTCCTACACTGGTTTAAATTCACATATGAACACGTCTTCCTATTGTTTCAgtgtatattaatataaatgaatCAGCCTGTGACCCTGCAGCCCTTCACACCTCACGCAGTGTAAACAACAGAGCCATGGGAACAGCCAGCTTCTCGTTTGGCTGCACGAAGCCGCCGAGCAGCCGAGCTGTCGGACAAACACCTCCGACAATCACCGGGCTGGATCTGGTTTCCTGCCGCTGTCACCTGATCCCTCCGGCTGGGGAACCTGCTCCTGAGGAGGCGAGGAACTCAAACGAAGCCTCAGTTTGACCACAGCCACAACTGGGACACTTGAACTTTGCGTGGCCAACAATGGTCAAACTGTTTGTACTTCAAACTGTAACCATCTATCGTTCATATTGTACAATCcctttttcttgtgtttatagtattttatatttttgaacaaacacatcacagcagatattcgttatttgatgatataaagacgggctgagacgtcatgattgacagttgagactgactcctgattggtcgagagcgtGTACCAGCAGGACGATATCAGcgagatatttcagtttgatttgtggAGGAAGTGGGGACGTGCTGTCTTCTTCATTCTGTCTATGGATTCAACATGTAAGTGGTCCAGATGTTGGTTCATGTGGTTGTAACGAGCGCTGCAGCCTCTAGGAGACGCTGATGTATTCAAGTTTATGTCAGTGAATTTATTCATAAACGCAGCTGCAGTCCTTGtgcaaaacaacataaaatacaataacaatgaAAGAAGAGTTAAGATTGattgtgaaaacacaattatttcCTGTGGCTGTGTCGTCCTCATCACACGAGTCGACGTCCTGGTTCTGCTCTCGATCGTCATCTCGGACATTCCTGATCAAGCATCCGAAGGATGTTCCGTGTGTTCGTGTCGGTTGACGTCACCCTGACGACCGGCGTGTGTTCACATCAGAGATGAGACGTGTGATAGAGATCAAGTCCACAGTCAGTTCAGAGTCACAGAGATCCAGAGATAATGAACTTTATTTTTAGAGCAGGTTTCATACAGCAGATGCAGCTGGAAAGAGACAAGTTAAAATATACTAATGGAAATTAAAGCAACTAGAACATCAGTCAGAAGAACTCGTCCCTCCGTCAAAGTCCAACTGTCGCTTCAACTAAATCATTgatatggtaaatggttttgtatttataaagctctTTTCTGGGCTTGAtgactcaaagcactttacagttttacattcacccactcacacacacattcacacagcatctattagcagcactttgttgttctatgagaggcaattcggggttcagcatcttgcccaaggacacttcggcatgcagatggggaagactggggatcgaactgccgaccttcagccCCAGTCCTTTAAACATGTCGGATTATTTTCATTaggatcaatgaattattctctgataaaatcagtaaaaggttaaaaaacgTTCTATCACACAATGTtttagaaagtgaaaaatgtatttatacagaTGTTACGGTAGCTGATTCTGCGGGTTTAGACAGATGTTACGGTAGCTGATTCTGCGGGTTTAGACAGATGTTACGGTAGCTGATTCTGCGGGTTTAGACAGATGTTACGGTAGCTGATTCTGCGGGTTTAGACAGATGTTACGGTAGCTGATTCTGCGGGTTTAGACAGATGTTACGGTAGCTGATTCTGCGGGTTTAGACAGATGTTACGGTAGCTGATTCTGCGGGTTTAGACAGATGTTACGGTAGCTGATTCTGCGGGTTTAGACAGATGTTACGGTAGCTGATTCTGCGGGTTTAGACAGATGTTACGGTAGCTGATTCTGCGGGTTTAGACAGATGTTACGGTAGCTGAGAGGCGCAGGGGTGTTTGAACATGGCGGCGGtgagtcttcttcttctccttcttcttcttctccttcttctccttcttcttcttcttcttcactgttgCTTCAAATTGTCTGTTAGCATGTCAGTTAGCTCCCGGCTAAGCTAACTCGGTGTTACACTGATCATTGAGCGTGTGGATACATGAGACCGGAAGCGACGCAAACTGTCAGATTAAAAGAAGAGTGAGTGGACACAAAcaatccagatgtttgtgtttatgttgtttatacagagagacagagacacagagacagagagagagagagacggagagagacagagagagagagagagacagagagagagagagagagagagagagacagagagagagagagacagagagagagagagggagagagagagagagagagagagagacagagagagagagagagacagagagagagagagacagagagagagagagagagagacagagagagagagagacagagagagagagagacagagagagacagagagagagagagagacagagagagagagagagagagaggtagagagacagagagagagagagagagagacagagagggagagacagagagagagagagagagagagacagagagagagagacagagagagagagagagagagagagacagagagagagagagagagagagagagagacagagagagacagagaaagagagaggtagagagacagagagagacagagagataggtagagagacagagagagacagagagagagagagagacacagagacagagagagagagagacagagagagagagagagagagacagagagggagagagagagagagagagagagagagagagacagagagagagagacagagagagagagagagagagagagagagagacagagagagagagagagagagagagagagacagagagagacagagaaagagagaggtagagagacagagagagacagagagataggtagagagacagagagagacagagagagacagagagagacagagagagagagagagacacagagacagagagagagggagacagagagagagagacagagagagagagagagagagagacagagagagagagagacagagagagacagagagagagagagagacagagagagagagagagagagaggtagagagacagagagagagagagagagagacagagagggagagacagagagagagagagagagagagagagacagagagagagagagagagagagacagagagagagagagagagagagagagagacagagagagacagagaaagagagaggtagagagacagagagagacagagagataggtagagagacagagagagacagagagagagagagagacacagagacagagagagagagagacagagagagacagagagagagagagagacacagagacagagagagagagagacagagagagacagagagagagagagagacagagagagagagagagacacagagacagagagagagagagacagagagagacagagagagagagagagacagagagagagagagagagagaggtagagagacagagagagagagagagagacagagacagagagggagagacagagagagagagagagagagagagagagagacagagagagagagacagagagagagagagagagagaggtagagagacagagagagagagagagagacagagacagagagggagagacagagagagagagagagagagagagagagagacagagagagagagacagagagagagagagagagagagagagagagacagagagagagagagagagagagacagagagagacagagaaagagagaggtagagagacagagagagacagagagataggtagagagacagagagagacagagagagagagagaggtagagagacagagagagagagagagagacagagagagagagagacagagagagagacagagagggagagacagagagagagagacagagagagagagagagagagagagagagacagagagagagagagagagagagagagagagagagagagacagagagagagagacagagagagagagagagagagagacagagagagagagagagagagagagagagagacagagagagacagagagagagagaggtagagagacagagagagacagagagataggtagagagacagagagagacagagagagagagagaggtagagagacagagagagagagagagagagacagagagagagagagacagagagagagacagagagggagagacagagagagagagagaggtagagagacagagagagagacagagacagagacagagagggagagacagagagagggagagacagagagagagacagagagagagagagagagacagagagagacagagaaagagagagacagagagagagagagaggtagagagacagagagagagagagagagagacagagagagagaggtagagagacagagagagagagagacagacagagacagagagagagaggtagagagacagagacagagagagagagagaggtagagagacagagagagagagacagacagagacagagatagagacagactaCAACAAAAAGACAGCGGGAACTCATGTTTCCTGATTGTGTCACACAATGATACGTTCACACTGAACACGACACAAATGTTTCACGTGTCAACATCACATACGAAGTCAATACAGACGCAGATTTTACACAACATGTACAAGCAGCAACTGTAGAAGCTtcatcctcgtcttcctctcgtCCAGAGAACAGACGACACTCACAGGTTGTGTTCTTTCATGCGATCAACCTGGATAAACCCAAACAATCCCCCACGTGTGAGTCGCgtgtttaatgtgtttgaaaatgtgcGTTGTGCTCGGTGTGAACGCAGCTTCGCACAGAGCAAGAACTGACAATAACAATCTGCTCTCGTCTTTCCACAGATACAGAAAAGCAGGACTGAGCTGAAACGTTCTTCTGCCAACACCCTGCTCACTTTCCAGTTAGTCGTTCCCAGCAGGTTCTTCAGGTTCCACTGAAGGGATCGGTCCTGTGGGTTGTCAGAAGCAAAGTGCATGCCGGGACAACGTCGATGCTGACTCAAAACGCTCCTGATAAgaactcctctgcctcctttaatACAGTCCCTGTGTTGCTCCGCTGGCCGTTACCTCAATGCCTCGATGGAAAGCGTTCTTCAGTCACTACTTGCGATGGTCCAGCACCGTCACTCAGGCCCTCGTCCTGTCCGTCATCACGTTTTGCATTGTTCTGCCTCTGTGCTGCCACCAGCTGCTTTACTCTTACTTCTTCATGAAGTCCGTGTACTTGGACTCCATGAGTGAGGACGTCCTGCAGGACAGTCTCAACCAAGGTCAGGATGCGCTGCGCTTCTGGCAGAGCGCTTCCACCACAGGGGCGCGGTCTTCCAGGTTCCACAGCATCGCCCAGCATCCTGAGCTGCTGGTCACCATAGTGACAGTCAGGCGGAAGGAAGGACGCGACTTCCACTACTTGCTCCAGGTGATGCAGCAGCTGAGCGGCATTGTGGGAGGCTGTGGGGAGCGGCGGTGTGCAGAGCTGCTGGTTTGTGATGTGGAAAGCGGTCCCCAGGAAAACCAGGATGCCAAGCTGCTGGAGAATCACTTCAGGGTGGTCCGGCGCTCGCCTCAGGAGCAGCAGGCGGCCCGGGAACCCATTAATACCTttgagagggagaagagggattACGTCTTCTGTGTCCGCAAGGGGTGGGAGCTGGTGAAGCCCCAAAACATGGTTGTCCTCGAGGATGATGCGTTGCCCAGAGAAGATTTTTTCAGAGTTGTAAAGGACCTTTTGTCACGTCGCTTCTCCCTTCAGACTCTTTACATCAAGCTCTATCACCCTGAGAGGCTGCAGCGCTACTGGAACCCTGAGCCTTACCGCATCCTAGAGTGGGTGGGGCTCGGGCTGGTCGGAGCAAcagctctcctcctcagctttGCTTACTGGAaccccttctctttctccttcacccTGTCGGTTggccacctcctcttcttcacccttTACTTCATGGCTGCTGTGGAGCTTCTGGGGCGGCACTACGTCCTGGAGGTGCGGAGACTCTCCCCACAGCTCTACGCCGTCTCCCCGGCCACCGAGTGCTGCACCCCGGCCATGCTCTACCCCGGCAACGCCTCACTTAGGGTGGCCGAGTATCTGGACGGCTCGTTCTGTGTCAAGGGGAATGCCAAAGACATGGTTCTGTATCAGATGGCGAGGACGATCCCTGGGGAAACGTCTCACAGTGTGGAGCCCAACCTCGTTACCCACATCGGGGCCTATTCCTCGGTCAGGCCCAACCCATTTAAGCCCAAACTCCTCTGACAGAACCAGGAGATGGTTTATTAGATCAGATACTTACTTGGTTCTACTCTTCTTTTCTGCCACGCCACCTTCTGGACCCCTCAGACATTGTGAGTAGAAGATTTGGCTGCTGTGGTAGTCGGTGTGACACAGTGTTCAGTCACAGCGATTACATAATGTgccttttaaaatgttgttataaACATAAAATCCATTTGATAGAAGCTACTTTCATCAGAGTTTATAACATAACAAGAGGAGACTGTAGCAGAGgatggtatatatatatataagattcGACAGAAGGTAACGTGACAACATGAATGAGACAATCTGCAAACTGTCTGGTGGAGGTGATGTAGAGGCAACATCTCTCATCTGTCCCAGTGATTCTGGTGAACCTGCAGCATCCTCATCAGACAAAGCACATCAACTTGGAGCAGGTTTGCAAAGGACCTattcaaactatttaaaaaggttttgaaCTAAATCGGGACATGAAATACTTTCGCTAATCCGTGTTTTCAGGTTGGGACCTGACATCATATCATCATGCTGGAGAACTTCTTTAATCGGCTTTTGGGACTTTCCCTGATTTCCATTCATCGGAAGTGATTCGTGCTTCTGTTCCAccagtttttcttcttcctccaccgAGGTTTCCTTTTCAACACTGAGAGGActtccatgaaacctggtggaaggttCGGACCTGGGCCAGGAAACTGTCTTTAACAATGTGAAAAGGacaatttgtttacattttaacaattgatggatcttgaaaaaagaaaacatctgacagATTCAGTCGGCTAGTATCTATGTGCAGTTTGCTGCAGACCCGTAAAAATACATATGTAGCTAATTTAAACATTAGCCTTGATTTCTTTATGAAACTATTTTAAAACCCCTCCGATGCTGCCTTAATGATTCATCATCCACTTTCAAAAGTTACAGATTTTTCAATTATCAACGTGTTAGATGGATACGATGAAAGTGGCAAGATGTTTAAGACTTCTTCCCCGTTCACCCAGATCTCGTTAAAACTATGCTACGGGTTTGAAAGCATTTGACTCAATCTCTTCCTTCCAGTTCCAGTTCCTTCCTCTTTGGTTGGAAACGTTCCAGTGTAACAAACTAATCAGGAGTTTAAACAGCAGGAAGCTTTCAGACGTCTTCATCTTCTCGGCTTTCAAAGCACGACCGTATCACATTGAAGTGACATTTGTCTCGGCTACGTCAGTTtaggaaacaggaagttgtaGTATGGTTGAGAAACAGTTAACTTTGTCGGACGCTGAATCCAGACCAAGATTCACTGAGAAAGAATGAGGCTGTGAACTTGGGTTTCTGATTGTGGccttttgtattttatagtCCTGTCTTTGTACAAAGTTTTGAGATAGTACGCAGGCGCTTGGGCTTCAGCTGTCACTTTTCTCCATTTGGAAATGTCACGCCTAATGTTACAACATTTTTTGAGCAGCCTTACCTGTGTTTGTTACTTTGCCCTTTTAGAGGTAGAACATGTTTAACATTTGGATGCTTTGGTTTTGAGATTCTGGCTCTCTGCTGGATCATGAGGCAAACTACCTGTGACCGTCTGTTCTTCTTGACGGGATATTTAGAATTCAAACAGGTCAATATCAACTCTTCCCCTCACGTTCAAATGAATGATCGAGTTTAGAATAAAAGCCTTTGTTAGGCCAAATTCTTCTTCGCCTGTGTCTGACACAGAAATGAAGTTGTTGTCGGTCGAATCGAACTCTGAACGAGACGGAGATCAAACAGATTAATAAAATGTCCGACAGTTCACTGAACTTAGCATCCTGCTAGCCACGCTGAATGTGCCTTCGATGCTCCTGACGCTGGACATTATAATAAGAGAAGCACTGATTgggaaattcttggccgataaAAATGTTTCCAATAACAATTTGGCTGAGAGCTGATGTtttttgactgttttgtttgttgttattttcatcaaaCTCACACATTTAAGAATGATCCTCTAATAAGGTTAGAGCACCACCAAGTGGACATTCTAAGGGTCTGCAGCTTTTCACCATTTAACCAGCGCAGAATTCACACAACAGATAAAAATCCGTCACTGCCATCGATGAACCATCTTATTTGATGTTCAGCCAATAAATCAGTGCATCTctgattattataatattatatatatttaatttgcaCTCGTGTTAAGTAAGGACATTTAATTAATTGCTGTACGAACAACAGGAAGTCGCTGCCAAAGTAAAACCATCAGGCCTATGACAGTTTTTCACACTGCCACTAATGACACTGTAATATTCCTTaaaatctctttctctctttagaGAAGTTAGCGCCTTTGTCCGGCTTCGTCTTTATTGTGAAACACGAGGAGACATCGATCTGAAACTCTTACTCTCAAAAGAACCATTTTTCCTCAGATGTTCGCTCATCGATGATTTTGACGCCTCATGTGATCGAAACGTTTGAACTCTTTGTTTGGTTGAAAACAAAGAGTTCATTTATAGttatgtttgaaaaaataaGATTTATATTACATATGTTTTAACGGAGCACCTTAAAGATTTGACTGTTGCTGATGGAGCATCCTCTTTGTTGAAGAGCTGCTCGTGATCAGTTAACGTTTACAACCgatcaaaataaacacattttctttaaatgaattAGGATTATTTCTGATTCAACGTTATTTGCACTTTATTAAAACACTTTAGTAAAAACAGTGTACAGAGTTCAACAtacactgatcagccacaaTGTTTAAACCACCTGCCTGAGGTTGGGTAGGTTTCCCTTGTGCCGCCTGAACAGCTCGGACCTccgacaggaagtggagatgagtcgtccatctttatttatgtctttatatacagtcattgattGTGTTTACATACAGATATATACGGCCCACAGGAACTATCATTTTGGAGACGCTCTGACACAGTTGCTCACGATGCCTCTTGTCCAAGTCGCTCAGATCCAACTCACCCGTCGCCTCCTTCAACAAGTTATATTTTCACTTCAGTGGTTTTAACGTTGTGGCTGATCGCTGTTTTTAagatgaggaaataaaaacatttttaagtcAAAGTGCTTCTGTACAGAATGAACAGTTCTAGTGTGTAGacacaaactaaaatatataatatataagtgtgtgtgtgtctcataaGTTTGATTTTCACCTCAGTTTCGCCTTCAACTTGTTTTAAGTTTACAACATTAACGTCGGTTTGGTTTGAGTTTGTTTGggattttatttagtttttttctaccatttttatttcattctgtgttacatcaatatttagatttatttgaaGTTGTGTAACGTCACTGCTGTTGATGACTTACCTCATGCTGGATTCTATGTCAGACATGAATTCTGAATCTGAACAatcgatcagctgaccaaagACTGGTGCTCTTTTCATGTTTCAATCtgaaatttcaaaataaaagccttgtATTGATTTTACCGAAATGAATATTGAATTTCGACATTGTCCTGACTATGActctttcactgttttctgtattcaaaacacaataaatcacTGGGTTGTCAGAAAGTCTTGTCATCAATCAAAAAAGTGTTCCGTGTTGTAGAAACTGTATATTAGAAATGTTTATGTCCTGTGGTCAGTGAAGGCACCATGGAGCAGTGTGATGTCCTGTGGTCAGTGAAGGCACCATGGAGCAGTGGGATGTCCTGTGGTCAGTGAAGGCACCATGGAGCAGTGTGATGTCCTGTGGTCAGTGAAGGCACCATGGAGCAGTGTGATGTCCTGTGGTCAGTGAAGGCACCATGGAGCAGTGTGATGTCCTGTGGTCAGTGAAGGCACCATGGAGCAGAGGAGTCTTTAACGATGGTCGATCTGTTCTGACTTCTTCAAacctgcagctcacacacacactaacacacattaacacacactaacacacattaacacacagtaacacacagtaacactcacacactgtgtgGAACCGTTCGGAAAGTTCTTCTCAGGAAGTTTTGTCCCGTTGGAACTTTTTTCTTCATGATgtcggaggaagaagagaaaagcgAAAAGACTCGTGAGTctgaaggaagagaagaagaaataaagaacagAGGGAACCCGGAGAAAAGCAcagaggtgagggggggggggggggagagagggggggggagagagagagggggggggggagagagagagagtttgtttCACATGATATCTGTAAACTGATGGACTCTTGTCCCGTTTTCTCTCATAAAACTATTTAACAGGAAactcaccatctctctctctctctctctctctctctctcacacacacacacacaccctctctctctctctctctccctctctctcacacacacacacactctctctctctcacacacacacacacacacactctctctctctctctctctctctcacacacacacacactctctctctctctctctctctctctctctctctctctctttctctcacacacacacaccctctctctctctctctccctctctctctctctctctctctctctctctctctctctctctctccctctctctctctctctctctctctctctctctccctctctctctctctctctctctctctccctctctctctctctctctctccctctctctctctctctctctcacacacacacaccctctctctctctctctctctctctctctctctctctctctctctctctctctccctctctctctctctctctccctctctctcactctctctctcacacacacacacactctctctctctctctcacacacacacaccctctctctctctctctctctccctctctctcacacacacacacactctctctctctcacacacacacacacacacactctctctctctctctctcacacacacacactctctctctctctctctcacacacacacacactctctctctctctcacacacacactccctctctctctctctctccctctctctcacacacacacacactctctctctcacacacacacacacacactccctctctctctctcacacacactccctctctctctctctctctctctctctctctctctcacacacacacacacactccctctctctctctcacacacacactctctctctctctctctcacacacacacacactctctctctctctctcacacacacactccctctctctctctcacacacacacacactctctctctctctctcacacacacactccctctctctctctctctctccctctctctcacacacacacacactctctctctcacacacacacactccctctctctctctctctctctctgtctctcacacacacacacactctctctctctctctctctctctctctctccctctctctcacacacacacacactctctccctctctctctctctcacacacacacgctctctctctctctctctctctctctctctctctctctctctctctctctctctcacactctctctctctctctcacacacacaccctctctctctctctctctctctctccctctctctcacacacacacacactctctccctctctctctctctcacacacacaccctctctctctctctctctctctctctctctctctcacacacacacaccctctctctctctctctcacacacacaccctctctgtctctctctccctctctctcacacacacacacactctctctctctctctctctctctctctctctctctctcacacacacacactctctctctctctctctctctctctctctctctctcacacacacacacactctctctctctcacacacacacacacacactctctctctctctctctctctctctcacacacacacactctctctctctctctcacacacacactccctctctctctctctccctctctctcacacacacacacactctctccctctctctctctctcacacacacaccctctctctctctctctctctctctctctctctctctctctctctctcgctctcacactctctctctctctctcacacacacaccctctctctctctctctctctctctccctctctctcacacacacacacactctctccctctctctctctctcacacacacaccctctctctctctctctctctctctctctctctctcacacacacacaccctctctctctctctctcacacacacaccctctctgtctctctctccctctctctcacacacacacacactctctctctctctctctctctctctctctctctctctctcacacacacacactctctctccctctctctcacacacacacacactctctctctctcacacacacacacacacactctctctctctctctctctctctctcacacacacacactctctctctctctctcacacacacaccctctctctctctctctcacacacacaccctctctgtctctctctccctctctctcacacacacacacactctctctctctctctctctctctctctctctctctctctcacacacacacactctctctccctctctctcacacacacacacactctctctctctcacacacacacacacacactctctctctctctctctctctctctcacacacacacactccctctctctctcacacacacacacactctctctctctctcacacacacactccctctctctctctgtctctctctctctctctctctccctctctctctctctctgtctctctctctctctctctctccctctctctctctgtctctctctctctcacacacactccctctctctctctctccctctctctcacacacacacacacacactctctctctctctctctctctccctct
Protein-coding regions in this window:
- the pgap4 gene encoding transmembrane protein 246; the protein is MPRWKAFFSHYLRWSSTVTQALVLSVITFCIVLPLCCHQLLYSYFFMKSVYLDSMSEDVLQDSLNQGQDALRFWQSASTTGARSSRFHSIAQHPELLVTIVTVRRKEGRDFHYLLQVMQQLSGIVGGCGERRCAELLVCDVESGPQENQDAKLLENHFRVVRRSPQEQQAAREPINTFEREKRDYVFCVRKGWELVKPQNMVVLEDDALPREDFFRVVKDLLSRRFSLQTLYIKLYHPERLQRYWNPEPYRILEWVGLGLVGATALLLSFAYWNPFSFSFTLSVGHLLFFTLYFMAAVELLGRHYVLEVRRLSPQLYAVSPATECCTPAMLYPGNASLRVAEYLDGSFCVKGNAKDMVLYQMARTIPGETSHSVEPNLVTHIGAYSSVRPNPFKPKLL